ATCGTACACATGATGTAGCCTTTTCTCGTCGCTTTAGGTCAATGCGTTTTATTTAGTTTCAAGCGGTTTGAAACTTTTGTGGTAACTGTAGTCGCATTGTAGGAATCATTCATCCAGGGATTTAATCGTAGGATGAAGCTGTTCAACTGAACAGCGGTGATGCAAGGACACGCCATGACTGCGCAAATAAATACCATTCAGGTATCCCGCTCACACGCCCGCAAAAAACGTTTGTTGAGCAATCATCGCTCACTTGCTTACTGGGTTCAGATCCTTGCTGATCTGGGCGTGATTGTTGTAAGTCTCTTGTCCCTTACCTTTTTAAAAAATGGCGCAATAAGCAGCGAGTATCGTGTCTTAGCGATTGCGACTGTGTTACTGATGTTTATTGTGTATCCCACTCAGGGGCTTTACCGCCGTTCCGGTAGTCATCTTAATAATCTATTACGATTGCATGGGGGCTTGTGTGCTTATTGCTTGCACTGGCCGGGTTTGTAACTAAAACCAGCGAAATGTTCTCAAGAGAAGTGCTTTTACAATGGGCCGTAACTGCATATTTATTGCAAAGCATTAATCACCTTGTGTTAAGAGCCTTATACAAACGCTATAAAGTAATGTTTGCTCGTGAAATTCCAACACTTGTTGTTGGAACGGGTGAGTTAGCAAAGCACTTAGTTAAAAATCTGAATTCTAATAACTGGTTGCCAGACAATGTGTCTGGCTTTGTCTATGTAAAAGACAATCCCCGCGATGCCAATATACAGGAAACATTTTCGTTACCTATTCACGGCCATGTTGATGATTTGCGTCAGATAATCAAACAGCAGGGTATTCGTCGTGTTTATATTGCTTTACCTGTTAAAGCCTCTGAAACCATAGAAGCATTGCATATTGATCTGCTGGACATGAACGTCGATGTGATCTGGGTGCCGGATATTTTCGCAATGAGTTTGTTGAATCATTCAGTACGAGAAGTAGCGGGTATGCCACTGATCTCTTTGAATGAAAGCCCAATGACGTCCAGTAAAACATCAATCTTCCTAAAAGGTGTCATGGATCGATCTGTTGCGCTGATTAGTCTGATTTTGTTGAGCCCTCTTTTAATTAGTATTGGGGTTGCTGTGAAACGTTCATCGCCTGGTCCAGTGTTCTTCAAACAGGAGCGTCATGGTTGGGACGGTAAAGTCATTAAAGTCTGGAAGTTCCGCAGCATGAAACTTCATGACGACAGTGAAGTTAAGCAAGCAACTAAGGGTGATAACCGCATTACAAGTGTCGGCGCATTTATACGGCGCACTTCTATCGATGAGTTACCTCAATTAATTAACGTACTACAGGGTTCTATGTCACTGGTAGGCCCTCGCCCGCATGCTGTGGCACATAACGAATACTATTCAGGAAAGGTTGATGCCTATCTGGCGCGTCATCGAATTAAACCGGGCATCACTGGGCTAGCACAGATCAGTGGTTGTCGTGGTGAAACCGAGACTATAGACAAAATGCAGAAGCGGGTTGAGTTTGATCTTAGTTATATTAATAACTGGTCGTTGATGGGGGATATTAAGATCCTAATTAGAACGCCGTTAAGTTTGTTAAGTAAAGATATTTATTAGTTTTTGCAGATATTTTAATGTTCATGTTTTTTAATTTAAAGATTGTAAGGGAATAAAATGGATTTAGAAAATACCAAAATAGGTGTAATAGGATTAGGTTACGTAGGACTTCCTCTTGCAGTTGAATTCGGTAAAAAATTTAAAACGGTTGGTTTTGATATTAACCGAGCTAGGATAGAACAGTTAATGTGCGGTAATGATGTGACTTTGGAGGTTGAGGAAGAAGAGCTATCTCTTGCTCAAAGCTTAGAGTACTCATTTGGCTATGAAGATTTAAAAAAATGTAATTTTTATATTGTTACTGTTCCGACACCTATTGATGATAATAAACAACCTGATTTAAATCCTCTTATAAAAGCTAGTGAAATGCTTGGGAAAGTGGTGAGCGAAGGCGATGTCATTGTATATGAGTCAACCGTTTATCCTGGAGCAACTGAAGAAGTATGTATTCCTGTTGTAGAGCGAGTTTCTGGTCTGAAGTTTAATGATAACTTTTTTGCTGGATATTCGCCAGAGAGAATCAATCCAGGTGATAAGCAGCACAGAGTTACAAATATATTAAAGGTCACAAGCGGTTCTACAGAGCAAGTAGCAGATTATGTCGATGACGTATATAAATCAGTTATTACTGCAGGAACATATAAGGCATCTAGCCTAAAAGTAGCGGAAGCAGCAAAAGTAATTGAGAATACACAAAGAGATGTAAATATCGGTTTAATTAATGAGTTATCCATTATATTTAATCGACTAGGTATAGATACTTTAGAAGTTTTAGAAGCTGCTGGAACAAAATGGAATTTCCTTCCTTTTCGACCGGGACTAGTTGGCGGACATTGTATAGGTGTAGATCCTTATTATCTTACTCATAAAGCTCAGCGATCTGGTTATAATCCAGAGATGATACTGGCTGGCCGAAGAGTAAATGATCGTATGGGAGAATATGTTGTTTCTCAGTTAATAAAGCAAATGATTAAAAAATGTATACAAATTGAAAAATCTAATATTTTAGTTATGGGCTTTACTTTTAAAGAAAACTGTCCAGATTTACGAAATACAAAAGTAATTGATATCGTAAATGAATTGAAAGAATACAATGCAAACGTTGATATTATTGATCCTTGGTGCTCCAGTGATGAAGCGATAAGAGAATATGGAGTGAAAATTGAAAAAACTCCTTCTAAATCTAATTATGACGCAATTATTTTAGCTGTAGGTCATGAGGAATTTAAAAATAAGGGCGCGTCAGAGATTCGAAGTTTTGGGAAAAATAATCACGTTTTATATGATTTAAAATATGTTTTAAAACAAGATGAAGTTGACTTGAGACTGTAAATTTAAACTGAAGTTAATTATCTTAATCTATGGAAGAGTTAAGTATGTTTTGTTATAAAAAATCTCAAACTGAATTGATGAAAAATCCTAAAAAATGGTTGGTAACTGGAGTAGCGGGCTTCATTGGTTCCAATATTTTGGAAAGATTATTGAAATTAAACCAAGTAGTTGTGGGGTTAGATAATTTTTCCACTGGATATAAAAAGAATTTAGACGAAGTAAGAAATTCTGTATCTGAAGAGCAGTGGGATAGGTTTAAATTTATTGAAGGCGATATTAGAGATTATGAAACATGCTTGTTATCAGTAAAAGGAATTGACTATGTTCTACATCAAGCAGCCTTAGGGTCAGTTCCGCGCTCTATTGCTGATCCTATTACTACCAATAGTGTTAACATTAGTGGTTTTCTAAATATACTAAATGCCTCAAGAGAAGAGGATGTGTCTAGTTTTACATATGCAGCTAGCAGTTCAACGTATGGAGACCACACTGCTCTGCCAAAAACAGAAGACGTTATAGGTAATCCTTTATCACCTTATGCGGTAACAAAATATGTAAATGAATTATACAGTACAGTATTTTCAAGAAATTATGGGTTTAAAACCATTGGTTTGAGATATTTTAATGTATTTGGAAGGCGCCAAGATCCAGCCGGAGCTTACGCTGCAGTTATACCAAAATGGATGTCTAGTTTGATTAATCGCCAAGAAGTATTCATTAATGGTGATGGAGAAACCAGTCGTGATTTTTGCTATGTAGAAAATGCTGTTCAAATGAATATACTTGCTGCCATAGCAACTGATGAAATGAAAGATACTGTTTATAATGTAGCACATGGAGAAAGAACTTCGTTAAATGAGTTGTTTGACAATATTAAAGATACATTGATGGCACATGGTGTTTATATTGATCAGTTGCCTGAATATAAAGAGTATCGAGTTGGCGACATACGACATTCACAAGCCGATATAGATAAGGCAAAAACAAAACTAGGCTATCTTCCTGAATATGATTTTAATTCGGGACTCTCAGAGGCTACTAAGTGGTATTTGCAGCACTTGAAAGTGATAAAGGTATAAAATGATAGGCCAGCGTTTTACTGAATTAGATGGCTTAAGAGGAATAGCAGCGGTTGCTGTTGTCTTTTACCATTATTTAGTCAGGTATGTTGAGTTGTATGGCGGTGATAATGTTGTATCAATAGACTTATTTTGGCTCAGTTATGGCGTACAATTATTTTTTGCAATAAGTGGCTTTGTTATTTTTTACTCCATTGAAAAAAAAGGAGTTGGTGCAGAGTTCATAGTCGCTAGGTTTGCGCGACTATACCCTGGCTACTTGTTTGCAGTATTTCTTACATTTTCAATCGTTGGAGCTTTTGGTCTTGAAGGTAGAGAAAGAAGTGTTTTAGATTTAATAAAAAATTTAATCATATTTCATAGTTATTTTGGCATTGCAAGTATTGATGGTGTTTATTGGACTCTTTCATATGAGGTTGTGTTTTATGGGTTGGTTTTTGTATTAGCAATCAGCCTAAAGAGTATCTCTTTATATAGAAAAGTAGTGTTTATATATTTATGTTCAAGCATCTTTATTTTGATTGCTGGGAATGATTATATAGTTTCAAAGATGCTAAATAAAACTTTTATTTTAGATTATTTGTCTTTTTTTATAATGGGGATGTATTTTTGCCAGCGAGTAAATGATGAAAATAAATCAGATATTTTAGGTATGATTATTATATTGTTTTTGATGTATTTGAAAGGCGAAAATTGGGTTGTATTTGCAGTCGTTTTTCTTATATTTCAAATGCTGATGAATGGATGGTTGAAAGTTCTTAAAAATAATTTTTTCTGTTATCTGGGAATGATTTCATATTCATTATATCTTTTGCATCAAAATATCGGTTATGTCATCATTAATTTATTTGTTGATGATTTCGGTCTTGTCTTGGCAATAATGATGGCAATAATGGTGTCTTTGATTTTAGCAACTATCTCATACTACTTTGTTGAAAGGGTAGGTAAAAAAATTGTGTTAAATCAATATAATAAATTTTTAACTTCTTCTTTTATGATAAATAAATCATGAAAATTAGTATTTTCCTAAAATTGTTTAGCGGTGTGGCATTAGCACAAATTATTGTTTTTATTTGTACGCCCTTTCTTGCAAATAGTTATGGGGCAGAGGCTTTTGGTGAATTCGGTTTCTTTTTTACTATAGCCTCTGTATTGGCGATTATTTATGTCGGACGATTAGATTTGGCGATAAGTAAAGCTAGAACAATCGTAGATTGTAAAATAATTATAACTGGTATTGTTTTATTATCATTTTGCTCTGTCTTTCTCACATTTCTAATATGTCAATTGTTATTGAAAGATATTATAAATATCGAGTTTTGGAAATTAGTGTGCGGTGGAATAGGTTTTGGATTGTTTTTAATTTCAAATTCTATATTGATTTTTAACGAAGATTATCTCAATCTCGCGAAACAAAAAGTTACTAGAGCTCTGTTGACTGTTAGTTTTCAGTTTATATTACTTTTTATTTTACCGAACGAAGGTTTAATCATTGGCTGTACAGTTAGCTATATTTTAGCGTCTCTTATTTATCTTACAAGACAATTTAAACCGTGTTATAAAAGATTTTGGCTTGCTGTATCTATTGCTTTGGTAAAGCATAAGGGAATTCTAAAATATAACCTATCAAATGATCTAATCTCAGCTTTTTCTCAAAATATGCCAGTCTTTCTTGCTGCTACGGTTTCATTGAATGTAGCTGGTGTTTACTTTTTGGCTGAAAGGCTAATAAGAACACCTATATATTTAATAGCTTCAACAATTAGGCCTGTAATTATAAGAAGTTTTGTAAGTTTAGATTACAATGATAAGGTTTCAAGATATAAGCTATATATTATACAGCTTTTTGTTTTTTCAATTGCTTTGTTCTTAGTATACATAATAATTTCTAGCATACTCTTTGATTATTATAATTTTGATGAGTGGCTTGATTTAGAGTTCTATATGACTTCTATTATTTTATGGACTCTGGCATCTTTAATTAATACACCAACAAACGCATTTTTAACCCAGACAGGGCGTTCAAAGTTGTTGTTTTATTTTGAAATAGTTATTTTGTTTGTACGATTAGTTCCTGCTTACTTGTTATTTTTAGATCTGATTGGTTTTAAAATATTTGTTCTTTGTTTTGTGACATTATCAGTTATTGGTTATTTATTTATAATCGTATTTGTTTTAATGTCAAGTAAAATAGCTTGCGAGACACCTAATGGTTTTGAAAATTAAAGATATATATTTTTGGTTTTTTGTTTTTGCACTCTTGTTTTTTTCGCGAAGCTTTACTTTTCTTATGGAACGTGAGGAAATTATTGGTAGTAGTGTTGGCTTTCAATTCATAGCATTATTTATATACTTTATCTCTTTTATTTATTTAATAAGATATAAATTGATAAGTGATTTTGTATTAGATAGCAAGCTTCTGTGTCTATTTATAGCTTTCATGTTTGTTTCAACCATATGGTCTGATATACCTGCAAAAACGTTCTCGAGAAGTGTTGCAATGGCTGGGACATTAGTTTTTTCTTATGTTCTGTATAGGTCTTCTACAATTCTTACTTTTACCTCGATAATTATTTGTGCACTTACCTTAGGGGCTATCTTATCATTATTTTTTGGTTTTTTTATACCTGACCTAGGTATTCATGCAGGTGAAACATCAATAGATCATATTGGATTATGGAAAGGTGTATATGGTTTTAAAAATCATTTAGGTAGATTTATGGTTGTATTAACGTTAGCTGTTTTTGTGATGATATTTGTTTTTAAACGAACTGACTTTAAATATTTCCTTATTTTATTAATGTCTATGTTTTTGATTTATAAGTCTGGCTCATCGACAGCTTTACTATTACTTTTTATTTGCCCTTTAATTTACTGTTTTCTTAACATAATTGTCTCATCAAAAATAAATAGATATATTCAAGCTCTTGTATTATTAATTTTTCTTTCTTTTGTGTTAATAGGGATTCTTGTACTTCCATATATTGTTGTTGAAATATTTGGTAAAGATATGACAGGGTCTGGTAGAACTGATATTTGGTTTTCGTTATTTAACGTATCTCAGAGTCCATTAATAGGTCATGGTTTTGGTGGGGTATTCTGGGGTGAATATAACAGTGCATATTATTTACTTGATGAGGCTTGGTTTAACCTAGGGCATGCACATAACGGATGGGTAGATATATGGATTGAACTCGGTTATATAGGTTTGTTTTTATATTTACTTATAACTTTAAAAGTTGTATATGCGGCATACAATCTTGTATTTAGGAAAAAATATAATATATACGCATATATTTTCTTGTTAATATTATTTTTATTCTTATATTCATTTAGTGGTGGAGGATTTGTGAAGCAAAATAATATGCTTTGGGTTTTGTTTTGCTGTTCTTGGTATTATGTATATTCGCGTGAAAGGATAAATGTAAATGACGATGATGTTTCTATTAAATAGCCTAGATGTCGGTGGAAGTGAAAGTAAAGTCGTAAGAGTTTCTAACGAACTTGTTAAACAGGGTGTTGATGTAAGAATTGTTTATCTTGGCGGAGGAGATGCATTGATTAATCGTGTCTCAAAAGATGTTGAGCTTTTAAATTTAAATTATAATATAAAATCGATAACAAAAGCCAGTTATGAGTTGTTTAAATATATTAGAAACAATAACGTGTCTACTATATACACTGTTAATATGTTTCCAATGATTTTTGTTGTTTTAAGTAAAGTATTGCTTAGAAAAAAATTGAAATGGTTTTCATTGATTAACACTACTTACTTTGAATCTTTAAAAAAAGAAATTCAAATGGTTTTATATAGAATTGTTCTTTTTTATCCAAGTTTTATTGTCTTTGGAGCAGAAGAACAGAAAAGAGTCTGGAACAAGAGATATTTAATTAATGATAAATCATCTGAAGTTATTTATAACGGTGTAGATAATAA
The DNA window shown above is from Aliamphritea ceti and carries:
- a CDS encoding undecaprenyl-phosphate glucose phosphotransferase, with protein sequence MCLLLALAGFVTKTSEMFSREVLLQWAVTAYLLQSINHLVLRALYKRYKVMFAREIPTLVVGTGELAKHLVKNLNSNNWLPDNVSGFVYVKDNPRDANIQETFSLPIHGHVDDLRQIIKQQGIRRVYIALPVKASETIEALHIDLLDMNVDVIWVPDIFAMSLLNHSVREVAGMPLISLNESPMTSSKTSIFLKGVMDRSVALISLILLSPLLISIGVAVKRSSPGPVFFKQERHGWDGKVIKVWKFRSMKLHDDSEVKQATKGDNRITSVGAFIRRTSIDELPQLINVLQGSMSLVGPRPHAVAHNEYYSGKVDAYLARHRIKPGITGLAQISGCRGETETIDKMQKRVEFDLSYINNWSLMGDIKILIRTPLSLLSKDIY
- the tviB gene encoding Vi polysaccharide biosynthesis UDP-N-acetylglucosamine C-6 dehydrogenase TviB, whose protein sequence is MDLENTKIGVIGLGYVGLPLAVEFGKKFKTVGFDINRARIEQLMCGNDVTLEVEEEELSLAQSLEYSFGYEDLKKCNFYIVTVPTPIDDNKQPDLNPLIKASEMLGKVVSEGDVIVYESTVYPGATEEVCIPVVERVSGLKFNDNFFAGYSPERINPGDKQHRVTNILKVTSGSTEQVADYVDDVYKSVITAGTYKASSLKVAEAAKVIENTQRDVNIGLINELSIIFNRLGIDTLEVLEAAGTKWNFLPFRPGLVGGHCIGVDPYYLTHKAQRSGYNPEMILAGRRVNDRMGEYVVSQLIKQMIKKCIQIEKSNILVMGFTFKENCPDLRNTKVIDIVNELKEYNANVDIIDPWCSSDEAIREYGVKIEKTPSKSNYDAIILAVGHEEFKNKGASEIRSFGKNNHVLYDLKYVLKQDEVDLRL
- a CDS encoding NAD-dependent epimerase/dehydratase family protein, with the translated sequence MFCYKKSQTELMKNPKKWLVTGVAGFIGSNILERLLKLNQVVVGLDNFSTGYKKNLDEVRNSVSEEQWDRFKFIEGDIRDYETCLLSVKGIDYVLHQAALGSVPRSIADPITTNSVNISGFLNILNASREEDVSSFTYAASSSTYGDHTALPKTEDVIGNPLSPYAVTKYVNELYSTVFSRNYGFKTIGLRYFNVFGRRQDPAGAYAAVIPKWMSSLINRQEVFINGDGETSRDFCYVENAVQMNILAAIATDEMKDTVYNVAHGERTSLNELFDNIKDTLMAHGVYIDQLPEYKEYRVGDIRHSQADIDKAKTKLGYLPEYDFNSGLSEATKWYLQHLKVIKV
- a CDS encoding acyltransferase family protein, encoding MIGQRFTELDGLRGIAAVAVVFYHYLVRYVELYGGDNVVSIDLFWLSYGVQLFFAISGFVIFYSIEKKGVGAEFIVARFARLYPGYLFAVFLTFSIVGAFGLEGRERSVLDLIKNLIIFHSYFGIASIDGVYWTLSYEVVFYGLVFVLAISLKSISLYRKVVFIYLCSSIFILIAGNDYIVSKMLNKTFILDYLSFFIMGMYFCQRVNDENKSDILGMIIILFLMYLKGENWVVFAVVFLIFQMLMNGWLKVLKNNFFCYLGMISYSLYLLHQNIGYVIINLFVDDFGLVLAIMMAIMVSLILATISYYFVERVGKKIVLNQYNKFLTSSFMINKS
- a CDS encoding O-antigen ligase family protein, whose translation is MAGTLVFSYVLYRSSTILTFTSIIICALTLGAILSLFFGFFIPDLGIHAGETSIDHIGLWKGVYGFKNHLGRFMVVLTLAVFVMIFVFKRTDFKYFLILLMSMFLIYKSGSSTALLLLFICPLIYCFLNIIVSSKINRYIQALVLLIFLSFVLIGILVLPYIVVEIFGKDMTGSGRTDIWFSLFNVSQSPLIGHGFGGVFWGEYNSAYYLLDEAWFNLGHAHNGWVDIWIELGYIGLFLYLLITLKVVYAAYNLVFRKKYNIYAYIFLLILFLFLYSFSGGGFVKQNNMLWVLFCCSWYYVYSRERINVNDDDVSIK